A portion of the Coturnix japonica isolate 7356 chromosome 4, Coturnix japonica 2.1, whole genome shotgun sequence genome contains these proteins:
- the ZNF518B gene encoding zinc finger protein 518B, translating to MQLKKMREILPRLYPGQVNDKNNSLTTSPKQSFEDKTNPSNGDDDQNYCYQGTEAENNKLSLISCMKCRNIQKVSKQDLEKHKKLGWTEDKNFICKMCSHITPPVFHFVPEGANAVDCEKHEKTYPRKKQKAFKVKNFLPGKYYCDKCRFSTKDPLQYKKHVRQHEEIKFICSYCNNISYTKGGFQRHLVKHTGIFPYQCEYCEYGAVRNDYIVKHTRRVHEAPKKQLSNTGLKRQQKKSGLPSQSTLFEKQKYEEIAFQNELSNSSSSITCEILDKATKIVSSPHDIERSINAALIQNETVLEPSEISMCENQSVEVEVYSPKMEPLQPGMPLTVIAPSELVVPSNCLAQIVEIKIVNGAQQLVLKLIPMKEAACRPVNRAELGLENQGTERTAEGKKTYLSSNELLTMEVNVDKLSSISNQLNLDSNYDKNSECLYSSDSQYSDCNSASVQKEDSSKLCLHLVKGIDVHSGVIELCSQSLVTNSTEKKCDLKSPKRGVDVKNKLRYDLYCYEEGVDTSCPKYATVSEDKSSRNNSVKATRESKNFYSSAVLKQKDMFPLKRDDKECRSPIVNSAETHLAAKGFDRKSVACSEAEKNFHVTKASPWEDMTFSFSKVKKAETVSQQNNLLLESLELQKMENKNKPFEGPVISSVFSLSSGAENVPEGIKWDDTARNKKSTTLLCRKIAQLMSAAESNMKSMPLRCQASSKKMHFSQENSASCVRAASASELEQAMSFPQVHGGNNVMGSEEQSNEQLLTFARTSKSRLSKNSNVASPVFIPKGTVLRVLNAASSQNSRGMEKMSEASAPSSYCNEMLLPRPVPVSVSEKLSSNLPCLPNQSDPNTQSRNISLRQRPKREMNAKTSSKQTVVPYQKNGYISKQSKPYSKSQQGPKNKVKQTGFRELPKRKTRTQSETSSGSDMSYLLTARRLRLVPLRMNQLIKCPRRNQPVVVLNHPDVDTPEIINVMKTINKYKGHVLKVVLSERTSSCLGVKRYRKRLTLQNAETGSQGKKQSMLKMKLKKTHKNNYQVVEASPAEALKCMFKCWFCGRVYADQEEWISHGQRHLIEATKGWDVLSLPVTKH from the coding sequence atgcagctgaaaaaaatgagggaaattCTACCAAGATTGTACCCTGGCCAAGtcaatgataaaaataattccttaaCTACATCCCCAAAGCAATCGTTTGAAGATAAAACAAATCCATCAAATGGTGATGATGATCAGAACTACTGTTACCAAGGGACTGAGGCTGAGAATAATAAGCTGTCACTGATAAGCTgtatgaaatgcagaaatattcagaaagttTCAAAGCAAGATTTAGAAAAGCATAAGAAACTTGGGTGGACTGAAGACAAAAACTTCATCTGCAAGATGTGCAGTCATATCACACCgcctgttttccattttgtccCTGAAGGTGCCAATGCTGTAGACTgtgaaaaacatgagaaaacttatccaagaaaaaaacagaaagcatttaaagTTAAAAACTTTTTGCCCGGTAAATACTACTGTGATAAATGTAGATTTTCAACAAAGGATCCTTTGCAGTATAAAAAGCATGTACGTcaacatgaagaaattaaatttatttgttCCTATTGTAATAATATATCCTACACCAAAGGTGGATTCCAGAGACATTTGGTGAAGCACACTGGAATTTTTCCGTATCAGTGTGAATACTGTGAATATGGTGCTGTTAGGAATGACTATATAGTGAAACATACAAGAAGAGTGCATGAAGCGCCCAAAAAACAGCTGTCAAATACTGGCCTAAAACGTCAGCAAAAGAAGTCTGGCTTGCCAAGTCAAAGCActttatttgaaaagcagaaatatgaagaaattgcttttcagaatgAACTTTCAAATTCATCTTCGAGTATCACTTGTGAGATTCTAGACAAAGCAACTAAAATAGTCTCTTCACCTCACGATATAGAACGCAGCATCAATGCAGCATTAATCCAGAATGAAACAGTATTGGAGCCATCTGAAATAAGCATGTGTGAGAATCAGAGTGTGGAAGTTGAGGTTTATTCTCCAAAAATGGAGCCTTTACAACCTGGAATGCCTTTAACTGTAATTGCACCATCTGAACTTGTAGTTCCTTCTAACTGTTTAGCTCAGATAGTAGAAATTAAAATAGTGAACGGAGCTCAACAGCTGGTTCTTAAACTAATTCCTATGAAAGAAGCAGCTTGCAGGCCTGTGAACCGTGCTGAATTGGGACTTGAGAATCAAGGTACAGAGCgaactgcagaaggaaaaaaaacatatttatcttCAAATGAGTTACTAACCATGGAAGTGAATGTAGACAAGTTATCCAGTATTAGTAACCAGCTTAATTTAGATAGTAATTATGACAAGAATTCTGAATGCCTTTATTCATCTGATTCTCAGTACTCAGACTGCAACTCTGCATCAGTACAGAAAGAAGACTCGTCAAAATTATGCCTTCATTTGGTGAAAGGTATTGATGTTCATTCAGGTGTTATAGAACTTTGTTCTCAGTCTTTGGTGACTAatagtactgaaaaaaaatgtgatcttAAATCACCCAAGAGGGGAGTGGATGTAAAAAATAAGTTACGTTATGATTTGTATTGTTATGAAGAAGGTGTAGATACATCTTGTCCAAAGTATGCCACTGTTTCTGAAGATAAAAGTTCCAGGAACAATTCAGTAAAGGCTACTCGGGAGAGCAAAAATTTCTACTCTTCTGCTGTCCTTAAACAAAAAGATATGTTTCCGCTAAAGAGGGATGACAAAGAATGTAGGAGTCCGATAGTCAACTCTGCAGAAACACATTTAGCTGCTAAGGGTTTTGATAGAAAATCTGTTGCGtgttctgaagcagaaaaaaactttCATGTTACTAAAGCCTCACCTTGGGAGGACATGACTTTTAGCTTTAGCAAAGTAAAGAAAGCTGAGACTGTAAGTCAACAAAATAATCTTCTTCTGGAATCACTAGAACTacagaaaatggagaataaaaacaagCCTTTTGAGGGACCTGTtatttcatctgtattttctcttagCTCTGGGGCTGAAAATGTTCCAGAGGGCATCAAATGGGATGATACAGCTCGCAATAAAAAGTCAACAACGCTGCTGTGTAGAAAAATTGCTCAGCTCATGTCTGCTGCTGAATCTAACATGAAATCTATGCCTTTGAGATGCCAAGCTTCTagtaaaaaaatgcatttctctcaGGAAAATTCGGCAAGCTGTGTGagagctgcttctgcctctGAATTGGAGCAAGCTATGTCTTTCCCTCAAGTGCATGGTGGAAATAATGTAATGGGTAGTGAGGAACAAAGTAATGAGCAGCTACTTACATTTGCAAGAACATCTAAAAGCAGGCTGTCTAAAAATTCCAATGTTGCTTCTCCAGTGTTTATCCCCAAAGGGACAGTGCTGAGAGTGCTCAATGCTGCTAGCAGTCAGAACTCTAGAGGAATGGAAAAGATGAGTGAAGCGTCAGCTCCTTCTTCATACTGCAATGAGATGCTTCTGCCTCGTCCAGTTCCTGTCAGTGTTTCTGAGAAACTTAGCAGTAATTTGCCATGTTTGCCTAATCAGAGTGATCCAAATACTCAGTCCCGAAATATATCACTCAGGCAAAGACCAAAGCGAGAGATGAATGCTAAGACTAGTAGCAAGCAAACTGTTGTACCATATCAGAAAAATGGTTACATtagcaagcaaagcaaacccTATTCAAAAAGTCAACAAGGACCCAAAAATAAGGTAAAACAAACAGGTTTCAGGGaacttccaaaaagaaaaacaagaacacagTCAGAAACCAGTTCAGGTTCTGACATGTCATATCTGTTGACAGCAAGACGTCTTCGGCTTGTCCCTCTGAGAATGAATCAGTTGATTAAGTGCCCTCGTCGTAACCAGCCAGTTGTGGTACTAAACCATCCTGATGTCGACACGCCTGAGATAATCAATGTAATGAAGACTATCAACAAGTATAAAGGTCATGTCCTGAAAGTGGTTCTGTCAGAAAGGACAAGTAGTTGTCTTGGTGTCAAACGTTACCGAAAGCGTCTTACTCTTCAGAATGCTGAGACAGGAAGccaaggaaaaaagcagagtatgctaaaaatgaaactgaaaaaaacgCATAAAAACAACTACCAGGTGGTGGAAGCCTCACCAGCTGAAGCACTAAAGTGTATGTTTAAGTGCTGGTTTTGTGGAAGAGTATATGCAGACCAAGAAGAATGGATAAGTCATGGACAGCGGCACTTGATAGAGGCAACCAAGGGTTGGGATGTTCTTTCACTCCCAGTAACAAAGCATTAA